In one Rutidosis leptorrhynchoides isolate AG116_Rl617_1_P2 chromosome 8, CSIRO_AGI_Rlap_v1, whole genome shotgun sequence genomic region, the following are encoded:
- the LOC139863810 gene encoding uncharacterized protein, protein MARELKILHLRAFVDLQLVANQINGTFEARQPTIQLYLAKAKELIESFKSFKLEHVRRSQNKKADVLSKLASLTFEHLAKEVLVEVLEKKSILEEKVNDLIQEDEVTWMTPLQVYLGTEILPEDKNEARKIRIKAPSYKMMNGALYRRSFLTPWLLCVGPEQVTVII, encoded by the coding sequence ATGGCGAGGGAATTAAAGATTCTTCACCTTCGTGCTTTTGTTGATTTGCAATTAGTGGCTAACCAAATCAATGGGACCTTTGAAGCCCGGCAACCCACCATCCAACTTTACCTAGCAAAAGCAAAGGAACTAATTGAAAGTTTCAAAAGCTTCAAACTTGAACATGTCCGACGAAGCCAAAACAAGAAGGCAGATGTGCTGAGCAAACTTGCCTCGTTGACATTTGAGCACCTAGCGAAAGAAGTATTGGTGGAAGTGCTAGAAAAGAAGTCAATCCTAGAAGAAAAAGTCAACGATCTCATACAAGAAGACGAGGTAACTTGGATGACTCCACTACAAGTGTATCTTGGAACCGAAATATTACCGGAGGACAAAAATGAAGCAAGGAAGATAAGGATAAAGGCACCTTCTTACAAAATGATGAATGGGGCCCTGTATCGAAGATCCTTCTTAACACCATGGCTTCTATGTGTGGGTCCGGAGCAAGTAACTGTGATAATCTAA